TCTTGTCCAGCACGAAGAACTGCACGAAGGCAATGCCGACGTAGGCCAACAAACTGCCCACGACGATCAAGGGCACGGCAAACCGCCGTTCGTGGCTGTAGAGGCCAGGTGCCACGAAGGCCCACACCTGGTACATCCACCAAGGCAGAGACAGCAGCAACGCCGCCATGGCCAACACCTTGATGGGCACGAAGAAAGGAGAAAACACACCCACCGCGATCAGCTTGGCATCGGGCGGCATGTGGGCGCGAATCGGCACCGCGATGAGGTCGATCAAGCCACTGGGGCCGGGCCAGATGGCGAGCAGGCCCATGCACACGGCCAGACCGATGATGCCGTACAGAAGCCGGTCGCGCAGCTCCATGAGGTGCTGGACGAACGGCTGTTCGGTACCAGCGAGTTCGTCGGTGGAGTCTTTGGGATCGGACATCAACGGGGAGCAGAGGAGGAGCGGGGCCGGAAGCGCGCCACGCGTGCCGCGCCGGACTGGGTGCGGGTGCGCACGCCGGTACGGGCCTTGTACCACTGGGGCATGGCACCTTGTTTCAGGCGCCAGTTCTTCTTGGGGTGTTTGTAGACGGGAGGCTGGAGCGAGGCTGGGGTGTCGTACGAGGCCGACGTGCCGTCCAGCCCAGCGGTGGCGTCCGACCACGATTTTTCAAAATCGTTGACACCACTTTGCACCGAGGTTTCGACGTCGCGCGCCGCCTCGGTCATGGTGTCTTTCATCTTCTTGAGCTCTTCGAGCTCCATGGAGCGGCTGACTTCGGCCTTGACGTCCGCCACATAGCGCTGCGCCTTGCCCAGCAAGGCGCCCACCGTGCGGGCCACGCGGGGCAGTTTTTCGGGGCCGATGACGATCAACGCCACCGCTCCGATCAACGCAAGTTTGGAAATGCCCAGATCAATCATGTGTCGGCCATTCTGCGGGCAAGGTCGGGTGGACGGTCAACCCGAAGGTCTGTGCAACGGAGCGGCTGAACGCGCCCCCGTCCAACAAGGACATCAGCTTTTGTGCTTGGCCTCGACGTCGATGGTGTTCTTGTCGGTGCGCGTGTCTTGGGTGACCTGTCCGGCAGGAGCGGAAGCAGAAGCATCGTCGGCGGGGTTTTGCCCACCTTCCTTCATGCCGTCCTTGAAGCCCTTCACCGCACCGCCCAGATCGGATCCGATGTTCTTGAGCTTTTTGGTGCCGAACACCATCACCACGATCAGCAGCACGATCAGCCAGTGCCAGATTGAGAACGAACCCATGAGTATCTCCAGATAGGGAATGAAGCGGTTGTCGCCTTGGTTGGGATTCTAAGCCCGGGTAGGAGTTCAGCCCGCCCTCGGCACCCCATACGCAGGCTTGCAAGAGGGTGGTCAGCCGCGCAGCCAGGGGCGCGCACCGCCGATGACGTGGACATGAAGATGGTGCACTTCCTGGCCGCCTTCCGCGCCGTTGTTGCACACGATGCGAAATCCGCCTTCGGGGTACGGATTGCACCCCTGTTCCCGCGCCAGACGCGGCGCCAGGGTCATCATGCGCCCCATCACACGCTCGTGCTCGGGGCCGAGTTGGGCCATCGAGGGCAGGTGCTCCTTGGGCACCATGAGGAAATGCACCGGCGCCCAGGGGTTGATGTCGTGAAACGCGAAGATGTCTTCGTCTTCATAGACCTTTTTTGAGGGGATCTGGCCGGCGATGATCTTGCAGAAAATGCAGTTCGGGTCGTGTGCGCTCATGGCAAAGGAAGGGTAAAAGGTCAGAAGGTGTGAACCTTCTCAGTCGGGCATGGCCTGGCTCGCGTTCATGCGCACCATGCCCTTGACGATGCGGTAGAGGAACCAGATGGAAATCAGGCACCAGGCGATCCAGCCCGGAACGAACAACAGCAGCCACAGGGGCGCGGTCACGAGATAGAGCACCCCCGCCCAGATCACCGTGCGGATGCGCCAGGAAAAGTGGCTGGCCTGCCAGGTGCCTTCGGCCTCGCCTTTCTTCACGAGGTCGATGATCAAGGCGATGATCAACAGCACCGGGCTGACTTGTGCGCCAGGAAATACCGCGGCCACCGCCACCAGCAGATGCAGCACGTAACTCACCCAGCCCACGGTCTTGAGGGACTGGGCTTTTTCGCTGTCCACGGCCTTGACGTCGATGATGTCGCTCATGAAGGACTCCTTGTCAGTCTGTATGGGGGCCTGGGGCTGCCTCACGCTGCAGCACCTTGCGCATCGCTTTCTCCTCCAGACCACTCAGCCCCTCGCGGCGCGTGAGTTCGGCGATCACGTCGGCGGGGCCCAGGTTGTAGTGGGCCAGCGCGATCATGCAATGGAACCACAGGTCGGCGGTTTCGTTCACCAGTTTCTGCGGATCTCCGCCATGGTCCAGGTCCTTGGCCGCCATGACGGCTTCGGTGGCCTCTTCGCCAATCTTCTTCAGGAAGCTGTCCGGTCCCTTGTGCAGCAGGCGCGCGACGTAGCTTTTCTCAGGGTCCCCCCCGTTGGCGGGCTTGCGGCTTTCGATCACGGCGGCCAGCCGCGCGAGGTCATCGGTGGTGGACATGTTCACTTGTAAATCGATTCGGGGTCTTTGAGGACGGGCTCCACCGCCTTCCAGCGATCGGCTTCCAGGCGCTGGAAGAAGCAGCTATGGCGGCCGGTGTGGCACGCGATGCCAGGCTCGTGTCCCAGTTGCGTGACCTTGAGCAACACGACATCGTTGTCGCAATCCATGCGGATGTCGTGCACGGTCTGCACGTGGCCGGATTCTTCGCCCTTGAACCACAGGCGAGCGCGCGAGCGGCTGAAGTACACCGCGCGACCGAGCTCGGCGGTTTTCGCCAGCGCCTCGCGGTTCATCCAGGCGAACATCAGCACGTCGCCCGTCGAGGCCTCCTGCGCGATCACCGGCACGAGGCCATGCGCGTCCCACTTCACTTCGTCAAGCCAATTCATCCGGTGAATCTACCATGGCCCCTTGACACGGGCACACCCCTGGAGCGAATGCCGTTAGGATGGGCCGGTCACGGGATGGCCATCGGCCGTCCAAGCGCTCAACAACGAGGAACACCATGAAAGTTCGCACCCTGCTCCTGGTCCTTTTCATCCTGTTCATTGCCGGCTTCGTGGCCCTGAACTTCGAACAGATCCTGCAACCCACCGCACTCAACTTCGGCTTCACGCAGGTGCAGGCCCCCATGGGTCTGGTGCTGCTGGGCATGCTGGCCCTGGTGCTGGTGGTGTTCCTGGGCGCGCTGGTGTATTACCAGACCTTGCATCTGATGGAGGTGCGCCGCATCACGCGCGAGGCGGCGGACCAGCGTGTGCTCGCCGACAAGGCCGAGGCGTCGCGCTTTACCGAGTTGCGGCAGTACCTGCAGAACGAATCGCAGGCGGTGGTGGCGCGCGAACGCGAACTGTCGGACCGGTTGAGCGTGAAAATGGACCAGATGCAGGCCGCGCTCACCCAGGTGGTGGAGCAGACGGGCAACGGATTGAGCGCGAGCGTGGGTGAACTGGAAGACCGGCTGGAGCGGCAGCTTCCCCCGCCCGGAGACCGAATCTGACAGGTCTTCAGCGCCGGACCGGGATACCGCGTTCGGCCATACGCGCCTTGGCCTGCGCCACGGTGTATTCGCCATAGTGGAAGATGCTGGCGGCCAGCACTGCATCCGCCCCGCCCTGCTGCACACCATCGGCCAGGTGATCGAGATTGCCCACGCCACCCGAAGCAATGACCGGGACAGGCACGGCATCGGCCACCGCACGGGTCAGTGCGAGATCGAAACCGGACTTCGTGCCGTCACGGTCCATGCTGGTCAGCAGGATCTCGCCCGCGCCGTGCTCGGCCATGCGGCGCGCCCAGTTCACCACATCCAGGCCGGTGTTCTTGCGCCCGCCATGGCTGTAAACGTCCCAACCTTCGCCGCGCTGGGCCAGGTCGTCACCCTGGCGGCGCTTGGCATCGATCGCCACCACGATGCATTGCGAGCCGTACTTGTCGGACGCGTCGCGGATCACCTGCGGGTTGGCGATGGCGGCGGAGTTGAAGCTGGTCTTGTCGGCACCCGCGTTGAGCAGGCGGCGCACGTCTTCCACGGTGCGCACCCCACCGCCCACGGTGAGGGGGATGAAGACCTGCGAGGCCACGGCTTCAATGATGTGGAGGATGAGGTCGCGGCCATCGGAGGTGGCCGTGATGTCCAGAAAGGTCAGTTCGTCGGCGCCTTGCTCGTTGTAGCGGGCCGCGATCTCCACCGGGTCGCCCGCATCGCGCAATTCGACGAAGTTCACGCCCTTGACGACACGGCCGCCCGTCACATCCAGGCAGGGAATGATGCGTTTAGCGAGCATAAAGAACGGTCATCCGTTGAGCTCGTCTGCCAGGTTCTGCGCGGCCTCAAAATCCAGATCGCCGCTGTAGATCGAGCGGCCACAGATCACGCCTTCGACGCCCTCGTCTTCCACGGCGCACAGCGCGCGAATGTCCTCCAGGTTGGACAGCCCACCCGACGCGATGACCGGGATGGAGAGGGCCTGAGCCAGTTTGACGGTGGCCTCGATGTTGATGCCGGAGAGCATGCCGTCGCGGCCGATGTCGGTATAGATGATGCCTTCGACGCCGTAGTCCTCGAATTTCTTGCCCAGATCGACGACTTCGTGGCCGGTGAGCTTGCTCCAGCCATCGGTGGCGACCTTGCCGTCCTTGGCATCCAGGCCCACGATGATGTGGCCGCCGAACGCAGTGCACGCATCCTGCAGGAAGCCTGGGTTCTTCACCGCAGCGGTACCGATGATGACGTAGCGCAAGCCCGCGTCGAGATAGCGCTCAACGGTGTCGAGATCGCGGATGCCGCCGCCCAGCTGTACGTCCACCTCGGAGCCGATTTCCTTCAGGATGGAACGGATGGCCTGCTCGTTCTTGGGCTTGCCGGCGAAGGCACCGTTGAGGTCCACCAGGTGCACGCGGCGCGCGCCCTTGTCGACCCAACTGCGGGCGATCGCCGCCGGGTTGTCCCCGAACACCGTGGATTGGTCCATGTCGCCCTGTTTGAGGCGAACGCACTGGCCGTCTTTCAGATCAATGGCAGGAATCAGCAACATGATGGTGTGAATGGAAGGCGGGTGGACAGATCAAGGGTTCCAGGACAGGAAGTTGCGGTACAGCGCCAGGCCCTGGTCGGCGCTTTTCTCCGGGTGAAACTGGGTGGCGAAAATATTATCGCGGGCGATGGCCGCCGCAAAGCGCCCACCATAGTCGGCCTCGCCCACGATGTGTTCGATTTGCGAAGGCCGAGCATAAAAGCTGTGCACGAAATAGAAATAGGCCCCGTCCCCGATGCCGGCCCACAAAGGATGCGACGGGCCACGCCCCAGCGCGTGGAACACCTGATTCCAGCCCATCTGCGGCACCTTGAAGCGGCTGCCATCGGCCTGCCGGCGGCCTTCGAGCTGGAAACGCACCACTTCTCCGGGCATGAGGCCCAGGCCATCGGTCGGACCTTCTTCGCTGCGCTGCAACAGCATCTGCATGCCCACGCACACGCCGAACAAGGGCTTGTTCGCGGCGGCATGCAGCACCGCGTCGAGCAGGCCGGAGTTCGCCAGCTCGCGCATGCAATCGCCCATGTGGCCCTGACCGGGCAGCACCACGCGATCGGCATCGAGCACGGCCTGCGCCTCGCCCGTGACCAGCACTTCCACGTCTTCGGCGCGCGCCACGTGCTGCACGGCCTGCGACACGGAGCGCAGGTTGCCACTGCCGTAGTCCACCACGGCGACTGTCTTGCGTTTCA
The sequence above is a segment of the Hydrogenophaga sp. BPS33 genome. Coding sequences within it:
- the tatC gene encoding twin-arginine translocase subunit TatC; the encoded protein is MSDPKDSTDELAGTEQPFVQHLMELRDRLLYGIIGLAVCMGLLAIWPGPSGLIDLIAVPIRAHMPPDAKLIAVGVFSPFFVPIKVLAMAALLLSLPWWMYQVWAFVAPGLYSHERRFAVPLIVVGSLLAYVGIAFVQFFVLDKMFGFIQKFTPASVAATPDIASYVEAILSLYLAFGLAFQVPIVVVLLVKMNMVTVDKLKEFRGYFIVVAFVIAAVVTPPDVISQLALAVPMCLLYELGIWGAQWFVKSTAKTDEDAKEEETASS
- the tatB gene encoding Sec-independent protein translocase protein TatB, translating into MIDLGISKLALIGAVALIVIGPEKLPRVARTVGALLGKAQRYVADVKAEVSRSMELEELKKMKDTMTEAARDVETSVQSGVNDFEKSWSDATAGLDGTSASYDTPASLQPPVYKHPKKNWRLKQGAMPQWYKARTGVRTRTQSGAARVARFRPRSSSAPR
- the tatA gene encoding Sec-independent protein translocase subunit TatA, with the translated sequence MGSFSIWHWLIVLLIVVMVFGTKKLKNIGSDLGGAVKGFKDGMKEGGQNPADDASASAPAGQVTQDTRTDKNTIDVEAKHKS
- a CDS encoding histidine triad nucleotide-binding protein codes for the protein MSAHDPNCIFCKIIAGQIPSKKVYEDEDIFAFHDINPWAPVHFLMVPKEHLPSMAQLGPEHERVMGRMMTLAPRLAREQGCNPYPEGGFRIVCNNGAEGGQEVHHLHVHVIGGARPWLRG
- a CDS encoding DUF4870 family protein, which codes for MSDIIDVKAVDSEKAQSLKTVGWVSYVLHLLVAVAAVFPGAQVSPVLLIIALIIDLVKKGEAEGTWQASHFSWRIRTVIWAGVLYLVTAPLWLLLFVPGWIAWCLISIWFLYRIVKGMVRMNASQAMPD
- a CDS encoding phosphoribosyl-ATP diphosphatase; amino-acid sequence: MSTTDDLARLAAVIESRKPANGGDPEKSYVARLLHKGPDSFLKKIGEEATEAVMAAKDLDHGGDPQKLVNETADLWFHCMIALAHYNLGPADVIAELTRREGLSGLEEKAMRKVLQREAAPGPHTD
- the hisI gene encoding phosphoribosyl-AMP cyclohydrolase, encoding MHRMNWLDEVKWDAHGLVPVIAQEASTGDVLMFAWMNREALAKTAELGRAVYFSRSRARLWFKGEESGHVQTVHDIRMDCDNDVVLLKVTQLGHEPGIACHTGRHSCFFQRLEADRWKAVEPVLKDPESIYK
- a CDS encoding LapA family protein, with amino-acid sequence MKVRTLLLVLFILFIAGFVALNFEQILQPTALNFGFTQVQAPMGLVLLGMLALVLVVFLGALVYYQTLHLMEVRRITREAADQRVLADKAEASRFTELRQYLQNESQAVVARERELSDRLSVKMDQMQAALTQVVEQTGNGLSASVGELEDRLERQLPPPGDRI
- the hisF gene encoding imidazole glycerol phosphate synthase subunit HisF; protein product: MLAKRIIPCLDVTGGRVVKGVNFVELRDAGDPVEIAARYNEQGADELTFLDITATSDGRDLILHIIEAVASQVFIPLTVGGGVRTVEDVRRLLNAGADKTSFNSAAIANPQVIRDASDKYGSQCIVVAIDAKRRQGDDLAQRGEGWDVYSHGGRKNTGLDVVNWARRMAEHGAGEILLTSMDRDGTKSGFDLALTRAVADAVPVPVIASGGVGNLDHLADGVQQGGADAVLAASIFHYGEYTVAQAKARMAERGIPVRR
- the hisA gene encoding 1-(5-phosphoribosyl)-5-[(5-phosphoribosylamino)methylideneamino]imidazole-4-carboxamide isomerase encodes the protein MLLIPAIDLKDGQCVRLKQGDMDQSTVFGDNPAAIARSWVDKGARRVHLVDLNGAFAGKPKNEQAIRSILKEIGSEVDVQLGGGIRDLDTVERYLDAGLRYVIIGTAAVKNPGFLQDACTAFGGHIIVGLDAKDGKVATDGWSKLTGHEVVDLGKKFEDYGVEGIIYTDIGRDGMLSGINIEATVKLAQALSIPVIASGGLSNLEDIRALCAVEDEGVEGVICGRSIYSGDLDFEAAQNLADELNG
- the hisH gene encoding imidazole glycerol phosphate synthase subunit HisH, whose product is MKRKTVAVVDYGSGNLRSVSQAVQHVARAEDVEVLVTGEAQAVLDADRVVLPGQGHMGDCMRELANSGLLDAVLHAAANKPLFGVCVGMQMLLQRSEEGPTDGLGLMPGEVVRFQLEGRRQADGSRFKVPQMGWNQVFHALGRGPSHPLWAGIGDGAYFYFVHSFYARPSQIEHIVGEADYGGRFAAAIARDNIFATQFHPEKSADQGLALYRNFLSWNP